The proteins below are encoded in one region of Streptomyces roseirectus:
- a CDS encoding PadR family transcriptional regulator, which translates to MMSEALRGHLDALILAVLEKEPLHGYAVMEALQVRSGGALDLPTGSLYPALRRLERAGLVESEWSTVGGRRRRTYQLTGTGSRMLAKERTEWRDFSTMVGGILGTA; encoded by the coding sequence GTGATGTCAGAAGCGCTACGGGGGCATCTGGACGCGCTGATCCTCGCGGTCCTCGAAAAAGAGCCCCTGCACGGATACGCCGTCATGGAAGCCCTCCAGGTGCGCAGCGGTGGCGCCCTGGACCTGCCGACCGGCTCGCTCTACCCCGCCCTGCGCAGACTGGAGCGCGCGGGCCTCGTGGAGAGCGAGTGGAGCACGGTCGGCGGCCGACGGCGCCGCACCTACCAGCTCACGGGCACCGGCAGCCGCATGCTCGCCAAGGAACGCACCGAGTGGCGGGACTTCTCGACCATGGTCGGAGGCATCCTCGGCACGGCCTGA
- a CDS encoding maleylpyruvate isomerase family mycothiol-dependent enzyme, whose amino-acid sequence MTDHFDFPTLLRMLDERSAAFRAAVAEAPSLDADVPSCPGWTLYDLANHLSEGDRFWAHIVLNTAPGDERPSKDGLAAPREREALIAWLADSTEQLLTALREAGPDRSCWAWWEPLASPHTVAAVARRRVPESLIHTYDAQLASGTPQELPTTEAVDAVEEFLATVCTGTVPWPGEPATMDYHVAEAGTWRQTVDATGSRFTRLTAAEAAASKPTAALHGTASEMALLMYMRVPADAVRIEGDADLLKQLQDWG is encoded by the coding sequence GTGACTGATCATTTCGACTTCCCCACCCTGCTGCGGATGCTCGACGAGCGTTCCGCCGCGTTCCGCGCCGCCGTCGCCGAGGCCCCCAGCCTCGACGCCGACGTCCCCTCCTGTCCGGGCTGGACGCTGTACGACCTGGCGAACCACCTCAGCGAGGGGGACCGCTTCTGGGCCCACATCGTGCTGAACACCGCGCCGGGCGACGAGCGGCCGAGCAAGGACGGCCTGGCGGCGCCCAGGGAGCGCGAAGCCCTCATAGCCTGGCTGGCCGACTCGACGGAGCAACTGCTCACCGCTCTGCGCGAGGCCGGACCGGACCGGAGCTGCTGGGCCTGGTGGGAGCCGCTGGCCTCGCCGCACACGGTGGCCGCCGTGGCCCGCCGCCGCGTCCCGGAATCGCTGATCCACACCTACGACGCCCAACTGGCCTCCGGCACCCCGCAGGAACTGCCGACGACCGAGGCGGTCGACGCCGTCGAGGAGTTCCTCGCCACCGTCTGCACCGGCACGGTCCCGTGGCCGGGCGAGCCCGCCACCATGGACTACCACGTGGCCGAGGCCGGCACCTGGCGCCAGACCGTGGACGCCACCGGTTCCCGCTTCACCCGCCTCACCGCGGCGGAGGCCGCCGCGAGCAAGCCCACCGCCGCCCTCCACGGCACGGCGAGCGAGATGGCCCTGCTCATGTACATGCGCGTCCCGGCCGACGCGGTGCGGATCGAGGGCGACGCCGACCTGCTCAAGCAGTTGCAGGACTGGGGCTGA
- a CDS encoding permease prefix domain 1-containing protein: protein MAGSIRVIEHYVAELDRALRGPRAVKADMLAEARDGLADAAQAYEESGLDRVSAERRAVADFGSVERVAPEFQGELALAQGRRTALLICGVLLAQPVVWWLLSLAGQNSRSDAGGVYGLADAVVGWAGGGAVVLAVTIVMATGLRGLSAYRRLVRAAGFFAFAVCGVFAVLGAVLTVYNPAAHSLLGVTGLPTTALLLGVPLAAVAVAGRRCLSAA, encoded by the coding sequence GTGGCAGGGAGCATCCGGGTGATCGAGCACTACGTCGCCGAGTTGGACAGGGCGTTGCGCGGCCCGCGGGCGGTCAAGGCGGACATGCTCGCGGAGGCGCGTGACGGCTTGGCCGACGCGGCGCAGGCGTACGAGGAGAGCGGCCTCGACCGCGTGAGCGCGGAGCGGCGCGCGGTGGCGGACTTCGGGTCCGTGGAGCGGGTGGCGCCGGAGTTCCAGGGGGAGCTGGCGCTCGCGCAGGGGCGGCGTACGGCGCTGCTGATCTGCGGGGTGCTGCTCGCGCAGCCGGTGGTGTGGTGGCTGCTGAGTCTGGCCGGGCAGAACTCCAGGAGCGATGCCGGTGGCGTCTACGGTCTGGCGGACGCCGTGGTGGGGTGGGCCGGTGGCGGTGCGGTCGTGCTGGCGGTGACGATCGTGATGGCGACGGGGCTGCGGGGGCTGAGCGCGTACCGGCGCCTGGTGCGCGCTGCGGGTTTCTTCGCGTTCGCGGTGTGCGGTGTCTTCGCGGTGCTGGGGGCGGTGCTGACGGTCTACAACCCGGCGGCGCACTCGCTGCTGGGGGTCACGGGGCTGCCGACGACGGCCCTGCTGCTGGGGGTGCCGCTGGCGGCGGTCGCCGTCGCGGGACGGCGCTGCCTGAGCGCCGCCTGA
- a CDS encoding alpha/beta fold hydrolase, which yields MLFSTVHGPAGAPVVLLVHGWGGDGREWSYHAEELAHRYRIIVPDLRGHGRSPVPETGNTPAAMADDLAALLRAQGPVVAVGHSMGVQVVSLLAVQHPRLVRSVIALDPAHGAHGAEVDGIPARLATYRAQGARAAAEFVAGAFSEQAPPGLRTAHVRTMLGTPDHVIAQAYAGMYTDPGAIGIRQHTEAHLRRRTQPTLTVWTSAEAAAWEQAHLHVPGSRVEYWPGVGHYAHEEQPERTVRLIEEWVR from the coding sequence GTGCTCTTCTCCACCGTCCATGGTCCCGCCGGCGCCCCCGTCGTGCTGCTCGTGCACGGCTGGGGCGGCGACGGGCGTGAATGGTCGTACCACGCCGAGGAGCTGGCCCACCGGTACCGGATCATCGTCCCCGACCTGCGCGGACACGGCCGCTCCCCGGTGCCGGAGACGGGGAACACGCCAGCGGCGATGGCGGACGACCTCGCGGCGCTTCTGCGGGCGCAGGGGCCCGTCGTGGCCGTCGGCCACTCCATGGGCGTCCAGGTCGTGAGCCTCCTCGCCGTCCAGCACCCCCGGCTCGTCCGCTCGGTGATCGCCCTCGATCCGGCGCACGGCGCGCACGGGGCCGAAGTCGACGGCATCCCGGCCCGGTTGGCGACCTACCGGGCCCAAGGCGCCCGCGCGGCGGCCGAGTTCGTCGCCGGGGCGTTCTCCGAACAGGCCCCGCCCGGACTGCGGACCGCGCACGTGCGCACGATGCTCGGGACACCGGACCACGTCATCGCGCAGGCGTACGCCGGGATGTACACCGACCCCGGCGCGATCGGGATACGGCAGCACACGGAGGCCCACCTGCGCCGCCGCACCCAACCCACGCTCACCGTCTGGACGTCGGCCGAGGCAGCGGCCTGGGAACAGGCGCACCTACACGTGCCCGGCTCCCGGGTCGAGTACTGGCCCGGCGTCGGACACTACGCCCACGAGGAACAGCCCGAACGGACCGTCCGTCTCATCGAGGAGTGGGTCCGATGA
- a CDS encoding MFS transporter: MTPTTSPDTTGAASRTGTSPRKVWTVVLCWITVMLEGYDLVVLGAIIPTLLKTQHLGMTAADATTVATLSLVGVAIGALLVGPLADRFGRRLLLIASVVEFSVLTLLLPLATSFEMFAALRLLAGIGLGACMPVSLTMMAEVMPATRRARASTLTMTGYHTGAVITSLLALQVTDNWQVLFYVLGVAGLVVAVIQWFRLPESEAFVHAKEAPASQRVAFGELLKPAYLRACIGIWVASFMGLLLVYGLNTWLPKLMNDAGYPIPTVVTQLLILNVGGVAGLVLGGFVADRRGIKPTTLGWFAISVAMLACLSIRMDSDLLLNTVVFLTGVFVFSAQVLIYAYVTNFYPASVRGTALGSASGIGRIGSIVGPSITGALVASGIGHPWGFYFFAAVAVAGFLAVLTLPGRAAAAQAEATAAAPTAEPAV; encoded by the coding sequence ATGACACCCACCACCTCACCGGACACCACCGGCGCCGCCTCGAGAACAGGCACATCGCCCCGCAAGGTCTGGACCGTGGTCCTGTGCTGGATCACCGTCATGCTCGAGGGATACGACCTCGTCGTCCTCGGCGCCATCATCCCCACCCTGCTCAAGACCCAGCACCTGGGCATGACGGCCGCGGACGCCACCACGGTCGCCACGCTTTCCCTCGTAGGCGTCGCCATCGGCGCCCTCCTGGTCGGCCCGCTCGCCGACCGCTTCGGACGGCGTCTGCTGCTCATCGCCTCGGTGGTGGAGTTCTCCGTCCTCACCCTCCTGCTGCCCCTGGCCACCTCCTTCGAGATGTTCGCCGCACTCAGGCTCCTCGCCGGTATCGGTCTCGGCGCCTGCATGCCGGTGTCGCTGACCATGATGGCCGAGGTCATGCCCGCCACACGCCGGGCGCGCGCCAGCACTCTGACCATGACCGGCTACCACACCGGTGCCGTGATCACGTCCCTGCTGGCCCTGCAGGTCACCGACAACTGGCAGGTCCTCTTCTACGTCCTCGGCGTCGCCGGACTCGTCGTCGCGGTCATCCAGTGGTTCCGCCTGCCGGAGTCGGAGGCGTTCGTCCATGCCAAGGAAGCGCCCGCCTCACAGCGCGTCGCATTCGGTGAACTCCTCAAGCCGGCCTACCTCCGCGCCTGCATCGGCATCTGGGTCGCGTCCTTCATGGGCCTGCTCCTGGTCTACGGCCTCAACACCTGGCTGCCCAAGCTCATGAACGACGCCGGCTACCCCATCCCCACAGTGGTCACCCAACTGCTCATCCTCAACGTCGGCGGGGTCGCCGGCCTGGTGCTGGGCGGCTTCGTGGCCGACCGGCGGGGTATCAAGCCCACCACGCTCGGCTGGTTCGCGATATCGGTGGCCATGCTGGCCTGCCTCAGCATCAGGATGGACAGCGACCTGCTCCTCAACACCGTTGTCTTCCTCACCGGCGTGTTCGTCTTCTCCGCCCAGGTGCTGATCTACGCGTACGTGACGAACTTCTATCCGGCCTCGGTCCGCGGCACCGCTCTCGGCTCGGCCTCGGGCATCGGCCGTATCGGCTCCATCGTCGGCCCGTCGATCACCGGTGCCCTCGTGGCGTCAGGCATCGGCCACCCCTGGGGGTTCTACTTCTTCGCCGCCGTGGCGGTCGCCGGATTCCTGGCCGTGCTCACCCTGCCCGGCCGGGCCGCCGCGGCACAGGCGGAGGCAACCGCGGCCGCGCCGACCGCCGAACCCGCCGTCTGA
- a CDS encoding benzaldehyde dehydrogenase, which translates to MTLLDNDVWSKKLLSDGWQDATREHQVTEPATGAQLGTVGLATPEDVRRAATRAAEAQRTWAATPPQQRAAVLRRAGELFTECAAEIEDWLIREAGSVRAKAAFEVRLAIGESFECAALPTHPQGDVLTSEEVRWSFARRRPAGVVSVIAPFNFPLALGLRSVAPALALGNAVLLKPDPRTAVSGGVVIARIFEEAGLPSGLLHLLPGDSAVGQAVVEAPEVRVISFTGSTPVGRAIGEQAGRLLKRAHLELGGNNALVVLPGADVQKAASAGAFGSYLHQGQICMTTGRHIVHESLLDEYSTALASKARALPVGDPAREDVALGPIIDRRQLERVHGIVTDSVAAGATLAAGGEIDGAGYPATVLTGLTTDMRAWREEIFGPVAPVIGFSTLEEAARIVNDCEYGLSVGILGDVGTAMKLADRIDSGKIHINEQTVDDEPNAPFGGVKASGTGSRFGGAAANIEAFTEAQWVTVRPDIADYPF; encoded by the coding sequence ATGACACTCCTGGACAACGACGTCTGGAGCAAGAAACTCCTGAGCGACGGCTGGCAGGACGCCACCCGCGAGCACCAGGTCACCGAGCCGGCGACCGGCGCGCAGCTCGGTACCGTCGGCCTGGCCACGCCCGAGGACGTGCGCCGCGCCGCCACCCGGGCCGCCGAGGCGCAGCGGACCTGGGCGGCCACGCCCCCGCAGCAGCGAGCGGCTGTACTGCGCCGCGCGGGCGAGCTGTTCACCGAGTGCGCCGCGGAGATCGAGGACTGGCTGATACGCGAGGCGGGCTCGGTACGGGCCAAGGCGGCGTTCGAGGTGCGGCTGGCGATCGGCGAGTCGTTCGAGTGCGCGGCCCTGCCCACGCATCCCCAGGGAGATGTACTGACGTCCGAGGAGGTTCGCTGGTCGTTCGCCCGGCGCCGCCCCGCCGGCGTCGTGAGCGTGATCGCGCCGTTCAACTTCCCGCTCGCCCTCGGACTGCGTTCGGTGGCACCCGCGCTGGCGCTCGGCAACGCGGTCCTGCTGAAGCCCGACCCGCGGACGGCGGTGAGCGGTGGTGTGGTCATCGCCCGGATCTTCGAGGAGGCCGGGCTGCCCTCCGGACTGCTGCACCTGCTGCCGGGCGACAGCGCGGTCGGCCAGGCGGTCGTCGAGGCACCCGAGGTACGGGTCATCTCCTTCACCGGCTCCACTCCGGTCGGCCGCGCGATCGGTGAGCAGGCGGGCCGTCTGCTCAAGCGCGCCCACCTCGAACTCGGCGGGAACAACGCTCTGGTGGTGCTGCCGGGCGCGGACGTGCAGAAGGCGGCCTCCGCCGGTGCGTTCGGCTCGTATCTGCATCAGGGGCAGATCTGCATGACCACCGGTCGCCACATCGTGCACGAGTCGCTGCTCGACGAGTACAGCACCGCGCTGGCCTCGAAGGCCCGGGCTCTGCCCGTCGGGGACCCCGCCCGCGAGGACGTGGCGCTCGGCCCGATCATCGACCGGCGGCAGCTGGAGCGGGTGCACGGCATCGTCACCGACAGCGTCGCGGCGGGCGCGACGCTGGCCGCGGGCGGCGAGATCGACGGCGCCGGCTACCCGGCCACCGTCCTGACCGGCCTCACCACGGACATGCGGGCGTGGCGCGAGGAGATCTTCGGCCCCGTCGCACCCGTCATCGGCTTCTCCACGCTCGAAGAGGCCGCGCGGATCGTCAACGACTGCGAGTACGGCCTGTCCGTCGGCATCCTCGGCGACGTCGGTACGGCGATGAAGCTCGCCGACCGGATCGACTCCGGCAAGATCCACATCAACGAGCAGACCGTCGACGACGAGCCCAACGCCCCGTTCGGCGGAGTCAAGGCATCCGGCACCGGGTCCCGCTTCGGTGGAGCCGCCGCCAACATCGAGGCCTTCACCGAGGCCCAGTGGGTCACCGTCCGCCCGGACATCGCCGACTACCCGTTCTGA
- the mdlC gene encoding benzoylformate decarboxylase, with the protein MPSVRSVCHEFLQRQELTTVFGNPGSNELPFLTGLPEGFRYVLGLHEGAVVGMADGYAQATGRPVLVNLHAAAGSGNAMGALTNAVASRTPLVVVAGQQVRPAIGPEANLANVDAPSLMKPLVGWAAEPACAQDVPRALAQAVFEARLQRRPTYLSVPYDDWAVDAGENASAVLERQVHRAAVPGAEQGRRLADAVTAARRPALVLGGDIDSAGLFDDAVRLAERLGAAVWAAPSLFRLPFPNRHPQFRGVLPAGIEPASRAFEGHDLVLVLGAPVFRYHEYLPGRYLPEGTRLIQVTEDSSAAARAPMGEALVADPAAVIDLLLKELDAATEPTADYRPAPEPATGQGTRLHPEEVFASLRDELPDDTAYVVESTSTNSSWWRQMDLRRAGSYYFPAAGGLGFGLPGAVGVAMAQPDRPVVGVIGDGSANYGITALWSAAQHRLPVTVVLLRNGTYGALRWFSGLLGVPDAPGMDIPGLDFTRIAEGYGVSAQHVESVDELRAVLSRRPDGPRLVQVDTALTTPS; encoded by the coding sequence GTGCCATCCGTGCGCAGTGTCTGCCATGAGTTCCTCCAACGGCAGGAGCTCACCACCGTCTTCGGGAATCCCGGCTCCAACGAGCTGCCCTTCCTCACCGGCCTGCCGGAGGGCTTCCGGTACGTCCTGGGGCTGCACGAGGGTGCCGTGGTGGGCATGGCCGACGGCTACGCGCAGGCCACGGGACGTCCGGTGCTCGTCAACCTGCACGCCGCGGCCGGCTCCGGCAACGCGATGGGCGCGCTCACCAACGCCGTGGCCTCGCGCACTCCGCTGGTCGTTGTGGCCGGCCAGCAGGTGCGGCCGGCCATCGGACCGGAGGCCAACCTCGCCAACGTCGACGCCCCGTCGCTGATGAAGCCGCTCGTCGGATGGGCCGCCGAACCGGCATGTGCCCAGGACGTGCCCCGGGCCCTCGCCCAGGCCGTCTTCGAGGCGCGGTTGCAGCGTCGGCCCACCTACCTCTCCGTCCCCTACGACGACTGGGCGGTGGACGCGGGTGAGAACGCGTCAGCCGTGCTGGAACGGCAGGTGCACCGCGCCGCGGTGCCCGGCGCGGAGCAGGGGCGCCGACTGGCCGATGCGGTGACCGCCGCGCGCAGGCCCGCGCTGGTGCTGGGCGGTGACATCGACTCCGCCGGTCTCTTCGACGACGCGGTGCGGCTGGCGGAGCGACTCGGCGCTGCGGTGTGGGCGGCACCGTCGCTGTTCCGGCTGCCCTTCCCCAACCGCCACCCGCAGTTCCGCGGGGTGCTGCCGGCGGGGATCGAACCCGCCTCCCGAGCTTTCGAGGGTCATGACCTCGTACTGGTGCTCGGGGCACCGGTCTTCCGCTATCACGAGTACCTGCCCGGCCGGTATCTGCCCGAGGGCACCCGGTTGATCCAGGTCACGGAGGACTCCTCCGCCGCCGCCCGCGCGCCGATGGGCGAGGCTCTGGTCGCCGACCCGGCCGCCGTCATCGACCTGCTGCTCAAAGAGCTCGACGCGGCGACGGAGCCGACGGCCGACTACCGGCCCGCCCCCGAGCCGGCCACCGGGCAAGGGACGCGGCTGCATCCCGAGGAGGTCTTCGCCTCCCTCCGGGACGAACTGCCCGACGACACGGCGTACGTGGTGGAGTCGACCTCGACGAACTCCTCATGGTGGCGCCAGATGGACCTGCGGCGGGCCGGCTCCTACTACTTCCCGGCAGCGGGCGGACTCGGCTTCGGGCTGCCCGGCGCCGTCGGGGTCGCCATGGCCCAGCCCGACCGGCCGGTCGTCGGCGTGATCGGGGACGGCTCGGCCAACTACGGCATCACCGCCCTGTGGTCGGCCGCCCAGCACCGACTGCCCGTGACCGTGGTGCTGCTGCGCAACGGAACCTACGGCGCGCTGCGCTGGTTCAGCGGCCTGCTGGGTGTCCCGGACGCACCGGGCATGGACATCCCGGGCCTGGACTTCACCCGTATCGCGGAGGGCTACGGCGTGTCCGCCCAGCACGTCGAGAGCGTGGACGAACTACGGGCGGTGCTGTCCCGGCGCCCGGACGGACCCCGGCTCGTCCAGGTCGACACAGCGCTCACGACACCGTCCTGA
- a CDS encoding LysR family transcriptional regulator, whose protein sequence is MSSFDLNLARVFVLLYETGSVTATAETLHVTQPTVSYSLAKLRRHFDDELFRRTGRGLTPTAGAQRLYEPLQRALAGMDAVIRQDDDFDLTAMSGRFTIALSDLGQATLLPRLAAAARERAPGVSFTVRPLDVEAAESQLRRGELDAFVATPVLTSHRTVRIPLFHERYVGMVASDHPRIRGASVTLADLAAEHHATVYGPHGHVVPRLLLATHGLLDRVAVDATRFTVLPYLLEHTDLFAIVPEYVGEVFTASHRLRLVRLPFDTEPIEVALYARHEASRSPSQRWLVQFMADVLGELVSPAQLPPSAG, encoded by the coding sequence ATGAGCAGCTTCGATCTCAACCTCGCCCGCGTCTTCGTGCTGCTCTACGAGACCGGCAGTGTCACGGCGACGGCGGAGACGCTGCACGTCACCCAGCCCACGGTGAGCTACAGCCTGGCCAAGTTGCGCCGGCACTTCGACGACGAGCTCTTCCGGCGCACCGGCCGCGGCCTGACCCCGACCGCCGGCGCCCAGCGCCTCTACGAGCCCTTGCAGCGCGCGCTGGCCGGCATGGACGCGGTGATCCGCCAGGACGACGACTTCGACCTGACCGCCATGTCCGGGCGTTTCACCATCGCCCTCTCCGACCTGGGCCAGGCCACCCTGCTGCCCCGGCTGGCCGCGGCGGCCCGCGAGCGGGCTCCCGGTGTGTCCTTCACCGTCCGCCCGCTGGACGTGGAGGCCGCGGAGAGCCAGCTGCGCCGCGGTGAACTCGACGCCTTCGTCGCCACCCCGGTCCTCACGTCCCACCGCACCGTGCGCATCCCGCTCTTCCACGAGCGCTACGTAGGTATGGTCGCCTCCGACCATCCGCGCATTCGCGGCGCCTCCGTCACGCTGGCAGATCTTGCGGCCGAGCACCATGCGACGGTGTACGGCCCGCACGGCCACGTCGTGCCCCGCTTGCTCCTCGCCACGCACGGCCTCCTGGATCGCGTCGCCGTGGACGCGACCCGCTTCACGGTGCTGCCCTACCTGCTGGAACACACCGACCTCTTCGCGATCGTCCCCGAATACGTCGGCGAGGTGTTCACCGCCTCCCACCGCCTGCGCCTCGTGAGGCTCCCGTTCGACACGGAACCGATCGAAGTGGCGCTGTACGCCCGGCACGAGGCATCACGCAGTCCGTCCCAGCGGTGGCTGGTGCAGTTCATGGCTGATGTCCTGGGGGAGCTGGTCAGCCCTGCACAGCTGCCGCCAAGCGCGGGCTGA
- a CDS encoding SGNH/GDSL hydrolase family protein, whose translation MFTGDSITDCQRLESEDGLGFGYPLRIAGEWGLKHPDRPVTWLNTGIGGHKVMDLEARWQTDVLDARPDVVSILVGVNDMGWHTLDPKGYVIPAEEFEAGYDRLLAPLTEAGTKLILIEPFLLPIHGVVEAGAGYALIGDDERKEWRTDLDPKIRVVRKLAHKYGAHLLAADDMFAELATTTGPEYWAADGVHPTPAGHAALAEAWLRMVA comes from the coding sequence ATGTTCACCGGCGATTCGATCACCGACTGCCAACGACTGGAGAGCGAAGACGGCCTCGGGTTCGGCTACCCGCTGCGCATCGCGGGCGAATGGGGGCTTAAGCACCCGGACCGACCCGTGACCTGGCTGAACACCGGGATCGGGGGCCACAAGGTGATGGACCTCGAAGCCCGCTGGCAGACAGACGTACTCGACGCACGGCCGGACGTGGTCTCGATCCTCGTCGGTGTCAACGACATGGGCTGGCACACGCTGGACCCGAAGGGGTACGTGATCCCCGCGGAGGAGTTCGAAGCAGGCTATGACCGCCTGCTCGCACCTCTCACCGAGGCGGGCACGAAGCTGATCCTCATCGAGCCGTTCCTTCTGCCGATCCACGGCGTCGTCGAGGCCGGCGCCGGTTACGCCCTCATCGGAGACGACGAGCGAAAGGAATGGCGCACCGACCTGGACCCGAAGATCCGGGTCGTGCGCAAGCTCGCCCACAAGTACGGCGCGCATCTGCTCGCCGCCGACGACATGTTCGCCGAGCTCGCCACGACGACCGGGCCGGAGTACTGGGCTGCGGACGGCGTGCACCCGACGCCGGCCGGTCACGCCGCACTCGCGGAGGCCTGGCTGCGCATGGTCGCATGA
- a CDS encoding winged helix-turn-helix transcriptional regulator gives MTGGSQHRQAEAGKRYDVFHTDCLARDVVDHVTSRWGIWVLISLRSNSLRFYELRESIQGISEKMLAQTLRALVQDGLVWRKVEPTTPPQVTYGLTEFGQDVGEPLTELFDRITERLSRPGAG, from the coding sequence ATGACGGGAGGCTCGCAGCACAGACAGGCCGAGGCAGGGAAGCGGTATGACGTGTTTCACACCGACTGCCTCGCCCGCGATGTAGTCGACCACGTGACCAGCAGGTGGGGCATCTGGGTGCTGATCTCCTTGCGGAGCAACAGCCTGCGGTTCTACGAGCTGCGCGAGAGCATCCAGGGGATCAGCGAGAAGATGCTCGCCCAGACCCTGCGCGCGCTGGTCCAGGACGGCCTGGTCTGGCGGAAGGTCGAGCCGACGACGCCGCCCCAGGTCACCTACGGGCTGACCGAGTTCGGCCAGGACGTCGGCGAGCCGCTGACGGAGCTGTTCGACCGGATCACCGAGCGGCTGTCGCGGCCCGGTGCGGGCTGA
- a CDS encoding SDR family oxidoreductase has protein sequence MIVVTGATGNIGRPLTRALAETGHQATAVSRHTAQVPDGVRHVVADLAEPAGLKPVLAGAKALFLLLSGDLHAIGASPADIIGEAAAGGVRRVVLLSTLGVATRPFGRTRIAMRALEDTLRESGLEWAVLRPGGFASNALWWAESVRTRRVVAAPFGDIGVPVIDPADIAAVAAACLLEDRHTGGVYELTGPEVITPRRQTEAIATALGSPVRFHELTRDEAKAAMTQSMPAELADDTLDILGSPSPAELRVSPDVQQVLGRAPRPFADWAARNVDAFR, from the coding sequence ATGATCGTGGTGACTGGGGCCACCGGGAACATCGGCCGGCCGTTGACGCGGGCGCTGGCGGAGACGGGCCATCAGGCGACGGCGGTGTCACGGCACACGGCGCAGGTGCCGGACGGCGTCCGCCACGTGGTGGCCGACCTGGCCGAGCCGGCCGGTCTCAAGCCCGTGCTGGCCGGGGCGAAGGCGTTGTTCCTGCTGCTGTCCGGTGACCTGCACGCCATTGGAGCCAGCCCTGCCGACATCATCGGTGAAGCCGCGGCCGGCGGGGTCCGCCGGGTCGTCCTGCTCTCCACGCTGGGCGTGGCGACCAGGCCCTTCGGCCGAACGCGGATCGCGATGCGCGCGCTGGAGGACACGCTGCGGGAGTCCGGCCTGGAGTGGGCCGTCCTGCGGCCGGGCGGCTTCGCCTCCAACGCCCTGTGGTGGGCCGAGTCCGTCCGCACGCGACGGGTCGTCGCCGCGCCCTTCGGCGACATCGGAGTGCCGGTCATCGACCCGGCGGACATCGCCGCGGTCGCGGCGGCCTGCCTGCTGGAGGACCGGCACACCGGCGGCGTGTACGAGCTGACCGGCCCGGAGGTGATCACTCCGCGCCGGCAGACGGAGGCCATCGCCACCGCGCTGGGCTCGCCGGTGAGGTTTCACGAGCTCACCCGCGACGAGGCCAAGGCCGCCATGACCCAGAGCATGCCGGCGGAACTCGCCGACGACACCCTGGACATCCTCGGTTCCCCGAGCCCGGCCGAGCTGCGCGTCAGCCCGGACGTCCAGCAGGTCCTCGGCCGCGCCCCGCGCCCCTTCGCCGACTGGGCCGCCCGCAACGTCGACGCCTTCCGCTGA